The genomic DNA CTCGCAATTGATCAGACGCTGAAACTGGAACATGTCCGGGTCGAGTTTGGGCGAATCGCACTTGTTCACAACCAGTAGCTTGGGAACTTCAATTTTGCGGAGTCGGTTCGCAACGGTTTTATCGAGCGGAGTAATTCCCTGTTGGCCATCGACCACGAATAAAATCAGGTCTGCTTCTGCAAGCGCGAAATCGATCTGGTGCTCAATATCTTCACTGAGATCGTCTGAATCAACAATTCCGATCCCTCCGGTGTCGACAAGTTCGAAGTATCGATCCTTGTAATGCATCAGATATTCAACACGATCCCGGGTCACGCCAGCAGTGGGGTCCACGACAGAGACGAACTTACCCGCCTGCCAGTTCATGATTGAACTCTTGCCCACATTCGGGCGACCAACAATTGCAACTTTCGGGATAGCCATGAGATTGATCGGGTGAGTGAGGCGTTTTAGCAGGGATCACTTCAATTCCAGAACAATACCGCGAAACCGCTGCCATTGCTCAGGTGAAGATCACTCATTCAGGGTTAGAGCATTTTCAATATTTGCCGGGCCTGTGAAGATCACTTTCATGACTTCATAGACTGCTCGCCACGAGGCAAAACGCATAGGCCAATATTGAATCGACTCTAGTGAGTGCAATGTCCTTTCTCCACATTTAGGGAGCAGACTACAGGAATCGTAAGCATCGAGCGGTTTTAAAGAAAGCGCCGCTGTGACCGCATGTGAAAAATGGGCAGATGTTGTGGTTTGATGACCGAAAATTGCTGAAATGAGACGACATCGTCCGATGGGTGGGGCTGATCCGGGCAGAATCAGCCCCGCTCTCCGTTCCACAAGCGAAACCTGGACATGAATTAAGGAACCAGTTTAAGAACAGTTCCCGGCTTCAAGCTTCTCGGATTTCGAGTTGTTTCTGGATTTGCTCGCCTCAATTGCTCCACTGCTCGGACTGTGCCGAAGAACTGGACCGCGATTCTCTCCAATGAATCTCCCGGCTGAACAACGTAGGTTCGGACCTCCCTTTGCTGTATTTGATGGGTCACTTCATCAGATCTTCGCTCGGAGAGAAACGGTGTGCGCCCCGGGTTGCGAAATTTCGGCAGATTCTCCGGCAGAACTTCTGCGGAGTTTTCCTCCTTCAGCACTTCCCCCTCTTTATTCTCGACGAGAACTTCTGTCTGCGAAGACTGGGGGGTGGAATCAGATCTCGGGATACGTAGCTCTTGGCCCAGACGCAGGTCATCAGGACTGTTCAATTGATCTTTGTTTGCCTCATAAATATCGAGATAGCGGCTGTAACTTCCAAAGGTTTTCATCGAGATTCCCGAAAGTGTATCTCCCGGTTGAACTCGATATGTCTGGACTCCAGCATGAGATTTCGGGTCCGGTTTGCGAGCAGGTGTTGGGACGATTTCTTTGACTTTGGGGCGATCGGGGTTTTCTGCTGGAAGGATCTCCGCGATTCCCGCATCGGGAGAAATGACGACTGCCTGCGAGTTTTGAGCGTTGTTTGTTTCGATTGCGATCGTTTCACTTTTACGGACGGAGGGCAAAACGTTTTTCTTCTGAGAAGGTTGGTTCAGTTGCGCCAACGATTTCTTTCCATCTCGTTGAGTCCCTTCCTCCCGCAGCGTACGGATTTGGACAAAGTCAGCATGTTGATGCTCGTCTTGCTGGGGATGTGAATCGCTGCGTGCTGAGGGCTGTACGAAACCACCACGCGGGAAGCAGAACGCGATCGCAAACCCTATTACGAGCATTCCTAATGCGAGTCCAAGTTTTGCATCACTTCGCATATCGTGTTGCTTTACCAGTGGCAGCTTAAATCTGTAGCAGTTGTCGCATCCACATCTCGAAGATTTTCATGCTATCTGTGCCCGTGATGTACACGTTTCTCTCATAAAATTGCTGTTCGACACGAGGCAGAACCTGAACACCTATTCGGAAGATGTCCTATCAATCAGATCGGCAGCGAGAGCGGTTCGGCTCAATGAACTGGAGAGACTTGAGACCGATTCTGCTATTTGGCCAAAGATTGTAACAATTACTCCGGTCTTACATGCGCATTCGTGCTTTCTCTCGAAAGCCAAATGCACCTGCCCCCATAAATTTAGATCAAATGTTACGATTGTGTCTTACAGAATTTTGCTGGCGGACTCGACACGCGGGTCTTTTCGAAAAACTTATTCGCAATCGGTCTCTTGAAGTTCAGGTTCTCTTTGCAAAGAGATGGTCAGGACTTTGAACGAGCAATTTCGCTGGCTTTGCGATATCCTTTTGTCGACAGGCAATACCATTTTTGCCCGATGCCAATTCAGGCGACCGTCGGGCAGGCTGCTCAGGAGTCTCTGAGAGCACTTGAAGAGGTCACGAACGAGTCTTCCATGAATAACGAATCTGCTCCATCTGTGAAGTCCAGTCCGATGAATCAGGTGGATGTCGATTGGCAGTTCATGGCGGAATCGATCACGCTCCGCATTCGCTGGTTTGGTTTGATCGTTGGCTATTTGCTGGTCAACGTTCTGTCACCAAACGAGAGTCGCCCCTATCTCAACGGAATCCTGAGTCTCGGGGCTGCCTATGCCTTGTTCGACCTGACATGGCACAGGAAAGGGAAGGTGTTTCTCAGTCGGGTGCCGATCTTCATCTCCCTGATGGAAGCAGTCTTCATTGGATTGCTCTGCTATTTCGATGATGGAACCGATAGTGCTTTTCGCTTCTACTATTTTCTCTCCCTGCTGATCTGCGCACTCACCTATTCGCCCTCGGTGACCTATTCGACATTTGCATTGCATGCGGTCAGCTATTCAACCTTGGCGTATATGTCGGAAATCACATCACGCCGCGAATATGAGTCGTTAATTCTGATGCTCATTTTCATGGGGTGGGTCACGTGGGCCGGGACTTCCATCGCGATTCTTTTACGCCGGACTGGTCGACGTTTAACGAACCTCAACCTCGAGTTGGAAGATCGCATCGCTCGCAGAACAGGAGAGTTACAGCAGTCGCAGGCAATGCTCATTCAACAGGAAAAGCTGGCAGCCTTCGGACTCCTCGCTGCGGGAATTGCTCACGAAGTGGGAAACCCGCTGACGGCAATTAGCTCGCTGGTCCAGATGATGAATCGAAAAAAGCATGATGAAAAAACGCACGAGCGACTTGGTCTGATTGATGAACAACTCGGCAGAATTCAGAGAACACTCCGCGAATTGATTGAGTTCTCACGACCTGGAACAAAAGTGTCGCAGAAGATCGACGTTCACGAGGTCGTGCGAAATGCACTCGACATTGCCAAGTATTATAAACGCAAGAAGGGGAAAACCATAAAAACGGAATTCCCTGAAAACCTTCCCACCATCACTGCCATCCGGGATCAAGTGCTACAAGTCTTTCTCAACCTGATCTTGAATGGATTGGATGCAACTGAGGAAGGGGGCACGATCGAAATCATCACGCGTGCGCAAAACGGGAAGGTTGAGATCGACTTTTGCGACAATGGTCACGGGATCGACACTGAAAGCCAACACCGGATTTTCGAACCTTACTACACAACTAAAAACAGCGGAACCGGGCTCGGTTTGTTTGTGTGTCGAAACATCGTCCGCTCCAGCAATGGTGAGCTATCACTCGTGCGATCTTCACGCAAATTCGGAACAGTCTTCCGGGTCACACTACCTGCCGACGAATAAAGCATTTCAATGCTTTTCATGCGATGAATCACTCATCTCATGGGAGAGCGTTCAGACAGCTTCATCATAATATAAGCAGGATGCCGCGATCAGGCTGACACTTCACGCAACTTCGAGAATGACCGAACTCGCTTGGCCGATCATTGTGAAGTTCACGCTCGCAAACAGCTTGTTATCGGTTGTCCTGGCCTGACCAGCCACAAGATCGATCCCCAGTGATTCATCCGGAGATGAGCTGTGAAGGGTTCCAGGGATTTTCCCTTCGCGAAGTGCCAGGATAGAACCTGCAATCTCCAGAAATCCGCTTCCAGCTCCGGAGTTCCCAAGTTGTCCTTTCAGGGACGTGATCGGAACGTTGACATCCTGAAGTAATGTTCGATAAGCCTTGGCTTCTTCAGCATCACCAATTGTCGTTCCTAACCCATGAGCATTGATATGCCCAAGATCGGCTACAGAAAGGCCCGCGCGTTTGAGCCCCGCAGAAATTGTGTTGACAACGGCCTGAGCCTGATCGGTTGTCCCATCTGCTCGGGCGACGCAAGACGATGCTCCACTGTGCAGTCTTGCATAAATCGTGGCTCCGCGAGCCTTGGCGTGCTCTTCTTCTTCAAGAAGCAAGCTTCCGGAACTTTCAGCAACGACTTGACCACTTCGATTTTTATCAAAGGGTTTGCAGCTAGCAGAAACATCATCTGCATCGTAACCAAGTTCGTCCCAGAGCCGTGAATGCAATGTCCGCATCGTGTGCAATCGCGTCCCGGTTCCTCCAACGACCATCATCTCTGCTGTTCCACGTTCAATGATGTTGAGAGCTTCTGTCATCGCAACACCAGGAGACGCTTCGTCCAAAGTGATGGAGTTATTCGGACCACGAGCATCGATGAAAATCCCGATATGACAGGCAGGCATGTTCGGCAGATACTTCAGCATCCAGAGAGGTTCCATCGCTTTGAGGCCATCCGCCCCCCAGCGATTCGAATCAAACTTCCCACTCTCTTCATCTACGCAACTCAGGCACGCTTCCGCAAGCGTAACAGGCGGATAGAACATCAGATTGGCGCCGAAGTCGACTCCGAGCCGTGAGTGATCAATTGCTTCGAGATCGAGCCCCGAATCTTCGAGTGCCAATAAGGCTGCAGCGGCGCCCATCTGGACTTCGCGGCACATGACCTTGATGCTTTTCTTTTGATCTTTGCTTTTGAAATACTGCTTCTTCAGAGACTTCTCATCAAAGTCTTTTACTTCACCGCCAACGCCATGAAATGCCACATGCCGCGAAGGGGATTCAACTTCGCCGATTCCAGAACGCCCTGAAAGCAGAGCTTCACCAAAGTCTGCACGACTATTTCCAATCGGGGAAATCATCCCGATGCCAGTCACGACCACACGTCGATTTCGATTAGTAGAACTCATTACAGAATGTGATCTCAAAAAAAATGCCAAACCCCACCATCACAGTCAACGACATTATCGGGACCATGAAACAAATAGACTCAGATTGATGCGTGACCAATCCATCTCAAATCGACGAAAACATGTCACTCCAGAATCATCGACAGATTTTTCAAGCGCATCAATAGAAACGTCCCGCCATCGAATTGCTGGCCTGAAGATTCTACTCCAACCAGCAAAATCGACACAACCAGTACAACCTGAACCGAGACCTCAAAGCCTGTCATCGACAAGAGTGTTACTTACCGCCACCTTCACGAAGTCGCGGGTCTGTTGCCTCTTGCAGACCTTCTCCGATGAGATTGTACGCAAGGACGGTAAAGAAAATCGATAGTCCCGGAAAAAGAATCAACCACCAGTTCTGGTAGTTTGATTGCCCCAGACGTAAGAGCTTCCCCCAGCTAGGGTTGGGTGGAGGCGCCCCGAATCCGAGATAACTGAGTCCAGATTCGATCAAGATCGCCGCAGCGATCCCAAATGTGATCGGAACCAAGACCGGAGCAAGGGCATTTGGAAGCAAATATTTGTACATAATCCGGGTGTTCGGAACCCCCAGAACTCTGGCAGCTGCGACGTATTCCATCTGCTTGAGCTTCAAAAACTCTGCACGGGTCAGCCTCGCAATCCCGGTCCAGCCAGTCATTCCGATGACTGCCATCATTTGCCAGATATTCGGGCTTTCAATGACTGCAATGAGGGCCAGAATCAGCACGAGTGCCGGAATACACATTACGACTTCAATAATTCGGCTGATGACCGTATCGACCCAACCTCCGAAAAAACCGGCAAGTGCTCCCAGGGTAATCCCGATCGCTGAGGCGATTCCCATCGAGACAAATCCGACCAGCAATGCGGTCCGTGTCCCGTGGACCATCTGAGCAAAGACATCAACGCCTCGCGTGTCGGTTCCAAAGAAATTGAGGGACGACGGCTCGCCAGCCTGCGGATTTGCGGGGCGACCAGGCCATTCATCTTCTTCGACTTGTCGAGTCGGATCGTTAAAATTGAGTGGCCAAATGGCCCAGCTTTCAGGGTCTTTTTCTTTGAGCGTGTTGGGGTAACGCTTCTGAAAATGATCTTTGGTAAAGACGGCTTCCCAGCTCGGGCTGAAGTATCCCATCGCAGGGAAATAGAGATTCCCTTTGTACTTCGCGATGATCGGTTTCGTTCCGACGATTGCGGGCGAGAAAAATGCAACCAGTGCGAGAAAGAGCACGAACGCGAGTGCCGTCATAGCCAACTTGCGTTGACGAAACTGCCCCCAGGCTTCCTTCCAGAATCCCGGAGATTTCTTCAACATTGTAATTTCAATAGTTGTTTCAGGTTGAGAATTCATGACTGGCTGTCCAATCGAATTCTTGGATCGACGATGGCATAAAGTACATCAGCCAGCAGCTGAGCAGCCAACGTGAGAACTGCAAACATGAGGGTCAGTCCCATCACGGTCGGATAATCTCGGTCGTTAATTGACAAGAAGAACTGTCGTCCAATCCCGGGCCAGGTGAAGATCTGTTCGATGATCACAGATCCACTCAAAAGTGAGGGAAGCGTCAGCCCCAAGAGAGTGACGAGTGGAATGAGTGTATTTCGAAATGCGTGGTGCCACAAAACCTTCACGTTACCCAGTCCTTTCGAGCGGGCTGTCCGGATGTAATCTTGCCGCAGCACTTCCTGCAGATTTGCTCGAACAAATCGAGAGTAATAAGCGAGACTGCCATAGGTGTAGACCGTCACAGGCAGGAACGCGTGCCAAGCTAAGTCTTTCACCTTTTCGAATGTTGAAAGCGATTCGTAATTATCGCTCACCATTCCAAACAACGGAAAGATCTCATACTCGACAGACAGGTACAGCTGAAGAAATAGAGCCGCAACAAAACTGGGGAATGAGTACAGCATATATAAAACCGTACTGATCACCCTTTCGTCGGTTTGTCCATTTCGGGCAGCTGAATAAATTCCGATCGGAATCGACAGGATGAATGTCAGCAACAGGGAAGGAACGGAGAGCAGTAAGGTCGGACCGATCCGCTCTCCGATCATGTCTGCGACCGGTTTTTTATGAGAGAACGAGCGACCAAGATCACCCTGCAGGACGTTGCCGACCCACAGGACGTACGCTTCCGGCCACGGCTTATCTAGACCGTATGCCGCAGCGAGTTCCTGGAGCCGTTGCTCGGACATTTGCTTGGTCGGATCTTGCTCTGCCATATCCACAGTGAGTGGAGTCCCAGGCATACTGCGAATGAGCCCATAAATCACAAACGTGATTAATAAAAGCGTAAAGGCTCCAATCGCGATCCGTCTCACGATGTAACTTAACATGTCACAGTTTCCACATACTCGAATCAATCCATTTCATCTTGAAAAGCACGTTGCGTTATTGCTCCGTGTAGATGGAATCAAATCCGGGGCTGTAACTGTAGGGACCGCGTGGACTGAATTCGTACCCGCGCAGATCCTTGCTGAATCCATAGAATGCTGACCGATAGTACAACCATGTGTACGGCTGCGCTTCCCAAAGGATGTCGTCGATCTTCCGGTAATACGTTGCACGCTTGTCGCGCTCTAATTCAAATTTCGCTTTGGCGAATAACTCGTCAACCTCTTTGTTTGAGTATCTGACGTAGTTTCGTTGCTCGCCTGTTTTCCAGAGGTTTTCCGTCGAGTATGGATCTGCTCCTGTTCCCCACCCGGCAAACTGAGCCTGAAACTTTCCTTCTCGAGCCCTCTCCTGCATGACAGTGAATTCGGTTGGCTGCACAGTGCAAGAAACACCAATTCGACCAAGACTTTCTTTGAGGGAGGTACAGATGTCGATCCTCAATTGTTGTGTCGAACACATGATTGAAAACTCGAATTTGATTTTCTTGCCGTTGATTTCCTTCTCGCGAATTCCGTCGCCGTCGTTATCGATCCAGCCTGCTTCATCGAGGAGTTGTGCAGCTTTCTCAAGATCTTGTTTATATGGCGTTCGCGGTTTGACCGGACCCGCCCACGAATCTTTGTGATACTCACTCGTCGACTGAGGATACAAGCCGTAGCAAAGGGTGTTGAGAATGTAGTCATAATCAACGGAATACGACATTGCTTTTCGGACTCGCTTATCCTTGAAGAAGGGTGTTTGCATATTCCACCCCAGGTAGTAATAGACCCACTGCTCGCCGCGGGCTTTCGTATTCAAATTATAGAAATCATCATCTGTGGTCTGGTCAGTCCACTGCTCAGGCTGAAGCTCCATCTCTTCGATCTTGCCCCCTTTGAGAGCCAACAGAGCGGTGTTGGAATCTTCGATGACTCTGAAGCGAATCGTTTTGAAATGAGGCTTGCTTCGCACCTGTTTGCCTTTGTACATGTACCAGTCTTCGCGTCGTTCAAGAACGATTTCTCGTCCCTTCAGGCGTTTCACCATTTTGTAAGGACCGCCACAAACCGGGTTCTCTTCATATTTCTGGTGATACTCTGAATCTGCCAGTGTCGGGTCTTCATCGATCGATTTTTCGTAGATGTGTTTTGGGACCACAGGGAAGTTAAGATTCCAGACATTGGTCGCCAGCGGGTCTTTGTGGAAATAAACCAGCGTATGGTCGTCGTACGCTTCGACCCAGCGAATCGTTTCCATCCCTGTCCGAACGGCTGGAATCGGAATCTTTGGGTTCATGATCATCTTGAAAGAGAACTCGACATCATGGGCTGTGATTGGAGTCCCGTCTGACCAGACGAGGTCATCACGAATGACAACTTTGTCATACAATTTATCTTCGCTCGTTTGCCAAGAGACAACGACTTCACTTGGCGCAAATGGATCCATGACTCTGTCGATACCAAACAGTCCAAAGCCGGTCAGGCCAGTCACCCAGAATTCGTAAGTCGAACTGCCCATCACAGGGTTTGATGATTTGATGTCGGCTGGAAGCAATCGATTGATTTCGGCATCGTAGTCAATGACGCTATCGGACTTTGGCAACTGTCCCATGGCGCTGAGAATCTTCTCATTCGTCTCGTTCGAGACATTCTTGAGTTTCAGCGCTTCCTCGACTGTTGCTAAAGGTTTTTCCTTCGCCTGCTCCTCAAGCGTTTTCTCCATCGCACTGTAGACAGGACGATCTTCCCACTTCACTTTCGCGTCCAACTCTTCCAAAGCTGGGGCGTCGAAGGGTTCAAGAAGAACTTCTTCTTCTGTGGATTCCCCACTTCCTCCTGTACCAGGATAGTCGGGTTTCGAGGGGCACCCCGAACACAGAATCACTAATGAAAAGAAAAGTGTCAAAAAGAGAGAGGAACTCGATACGCGGGTCCGCATTGGGAAGGCATCCTTTGCAACTGGTCTTCAATCCGTTTCCGCTGTTGAATTCTTCGCCGAATCCAAAAACAGCAGGCTATTCCGAGGTCAGTATGATGGATATTGGCAAACAGGGCGAGTTGCGACAAGAGCGAAAGGTGTTTCAGGCAAAATGAGCCATAAAATTTTTGAGCAATCTCAGAGCTTTTCTGGCCCTGCCCGGGGCTGAAGAAGAAGCAGAGGAAAAGGCGGATTCTCAACTCTTACAGAATTCTTACATTCGTTTTACGAGTTCCTGACCACTCACTTTCAGTTTTTGCATCTAATAACTGTCATGAACGCTCCGTTCATTTTTCGCGATCCGGAAGCCTTACGTCGTCAATCTTTCCTATACTCCGGGGAGTCGACACCAGATTTCGGGATCTGCTTGAAAACGTTCTCTTGAGAAGGAATCGAACGATGAAGATGAATTTCAAAGCAATGATGGTCACAGGCCTGGCAGTCGCCTTGATGCACGCCGGGACGACTCACGCGGAACAGGTCACGTTAGACGTCTCTCCGGCTTACACTGTTCTCAAGTCAGGAAAGAAACAGACGACGTGGATTCGCGTCGGCGTGACAGGCTTCGAGATGAAAGCCGACAAAGAGCGGGCTCCGGTCAATGTCGCCATTGTTCTCGACAAGTCTGGATCAATGAGTGGTGAGAAGATTGCAAAAGCCCGTGAGGCAGCCATGGGAGCGATTGACCGCCTTGGCCCAAACGACATTGTGACCGTGGTCACCTACGACACGACCGTCAATGTTTTGGTTCCAGCAACGAAGCTGACAGACAAAGCGTACGTCAAAGCAGCCATCGCCGGTGTTAACTCAGGTGGTGGGACGGCGTTGTTTGCAGGTGTCAGCAAAGGGGCTGCGGAGATTCGAAAGTTCCTCGAGAAAGAACGAGTTAACAGAATCATCCTGCTTTCTGATGGACTGGCAAACGAAGGACCGAGTTCACCAAGCGAACTGGGAGCCTTGGGAGCCTCATTAAAAAAAGAAGGCATTTCGGTTTCCACACTCGGTTTAGGACTCGACTACAACGAAGACCTGATGGCTCAACTGGCGAGTAAGAGTGGTGGAAATCATGAATTCATTGAACGTGCTACAGAGCTCGCAGACATCTTTAATCGCGAATTCGATGACGTCACTTCGGTTGTCGCACAAGAAGTGAGCATCAAAATTGTGGTCCCCGAAGGAGTTCGGCCAGTTCGTGTCTTGGGCAATGATGCCGAGATCGCTGGTCAGAACATCCAGCTCCTGTTCAATCAGCTCTATAGCAAGCAAAACCGCCATGTCGTTCTGGAAGTTGAAGTCCCTCCATCAGAAAATGGTCAAAAATTGTCGCTCGCGAAAATTTCAGCGAACTACCACAACATGCAAAGTGGTAAGACGGACAGTTTGAGCGGTGCGGCATCTGTGAAGTTCAGCGACAAGGACAAACTTGTTGAAAAATCGCTGGACAAGAAAGTCATGGAAGATGTTGTTGTCTTCGTTGCAAATGAGCAAAACCGACTGGCGACAGATTTCCTTGATGCAGGCGATCTCTTTAAGTGTGCCCGGACGCTTGAAGAGAGCAATATTTTCCTGAAAGAGAACGCCCAAAAACTCGGAAGAAGCGCGAAGCTCGAAGCGATTATCATCTCGAACGGTGCTCAGGTTCAGGCACTCAAAAATCGAGATGTGAACCGTGCTCGAAAAGACATGCGGTACCTCCAGAATTCCATTGACCTCAACACATCCGAGATTTCATCGAAGTTGCAAGTTCAGGAGCCAGTCCAATCACCCGCTCCACCGACTCCAAGAAATCCTTAAGTCGCGTAGAACATTTTTGGAGATGGTGTACGCGTTCCGTCTCGTGAGAACAAGCTATTCGTCAAATGAAAGAAGATTCTCGCTAAGACAGGGACTAAGTAAGTGTTCGAAAGAGACGAAAATTCGAACCATTGAAGCCTCATATTCAACCGCTTCAAATAAGTTCGTAGCCACGCCACTACGGATCGAGACACTTTTCCGAGAATCAATTTCTTGATCACTCCATTATCCTGAGAACCGACAGACTTGTTCAGGGCAAGGCAATGCCTTGAACAAGTTTTTTTCTGACAGCCTGCTCAGGCCGCACATAAGTTCTCCGTATTTCTTCGTTCATCAGGAACAGCTTGGTACACTTTTGAATGTGAATCGTTCGTCCAAATTTCTACTGGCGCTCCTCGTACTTCTCCCGCTTGGACTTTTCGCGTGGGGAGGAGTTCGTCTCGCTGCGCACGAACGTGAACGTGTGCAGGCGAACATTCAACAACTGCTGACGAATCAACTCGCCGAGATCGACCGTTCGATCGCTGGACAGTTTGATGCGTTCGCTGCCGATTTACAGCAGTTGACCGCTATCGATGAATACGACGCCGATCAACTCCGCGACATCGCCCGCAACGATGCTCGTGTATTTCAAATGTTTGTGATCAACCCGGATGATGCTCTGATCTATCCATCTCCGCTTGGGCCAGTGACTGCTGTCGAAAGGGACTTCCTTCTGAAAGCGTCCGACCTCATCAACGATCGACAAATTCAACGTTCCCAGCGCACAAGTCGAGCCCCCAATCGTGACGCAAACGACAAAGGGTCTTACCAGAAATTGAGCAAAAAACAGAAAGGCGTCAGTCAGACCGAGACGCAAAATTCCGGAGACTGGTTTGTCTGGTACTGGGGGCCGGGAATCAATTTAATCTACTGGCAAAGAAGGCCTAATAATCACATCGTGGGAGTGGCCGTTGATCGATCCCGCTGGATCGCTGATGTCATTGCCAAACTTCCGGACACACCTGTCCCGGTCATCGATTCGAAGTCAACTTTGTCTCGGCATCAAATTGTTGAATCTGGCCGTGAAGTGATTTACAAATGGGGAGCGTACTCACCGGCTCTCGAAGAGTTGCCTGCTGCCGAGTATCGCCTCGCAGCCCCGCTCTCTGCATGGCAACTTCAAACCTATGTTCCTTTGAATCTCATGACAGCCGGGCAAAGTGGGACATTCAACTTAATGGCTGGTCTCGTATTAAGCGGGTTCGCCTTGATAGGGTTGGCCTACGCAATTGATCGACAATACGGCCACGAATTACGGGAAGCGGCTCGTCGTGTCAGTTTCGTCAATCAGGTTTCGCACGAATTACGCACACCATTGACCAACATTCGGATGTATGCGGAACTCCTGGAGCATGACTTTGATTCTCTGGAGCCGGACACATCGCATTCGCGCAGCCGACTCAACGTGATCCTCTCAGAATCGCAACGACTGACACGGCTGATCGGAAACGTCCTCACGTTCGCTCGGCAGGAAAAACAGACCTTGCAAGTCTGCCGAAACCAGGTCGTAGCCGATGACATCATCCAGAATGTTGTCGATAGTTTTCGACCTTCTTTAGAACAAAAACAGATCGCAGTTGAGCTCGACTTACAGAGTTCGCACCCGGTTTCTCTCGACGCCGATATTCTTGAACAGATCCTTGGAAACCTGATCAGCAATGTCGAGAAATACGCTGCGGATGGGAACTGGATGAAAATTCGCAGCTCTCAATCAGAAACAGAAGTAACCATCAGCGTGACCGATCGTGGGCCGGGAATTGCGCCTTCACATTGCGACCAGATTTTTGAACCGTTCTGGCGAGCATCGAACGATCTCAGCCAGTCGGCTGGGACCGGAATCGGACTCACGATTGTGAGGTCTCTCGCGCGATTACATGGTGGAGATGTCCATATGAATTCG from Thalassoglobus polymorphus includes the following:
- a CDS encoding vWA domain-containing protein is translated as MKMNFKAMMVTGLAVALMHAGTTHAEQVTLDVSPAYTVLKSGKKQTTWIRVGVTGFEMKADKERAPVNVAIVLDKSGSMSGEKIAKAREAAMGAIDRLGPNDIVTVVTYDTTVNVLVPATKLTDKAYVKAAIAGVNSGGGTALFAGVSKGAAEIRKFLEKERVNRIILLSDGLANEGPSSPSELGALGASLKKEGISVSTLGLGLDYNEDLMAQLASKSGGNHEFIERATELADIFNREFDDVTSVVAQEVSIKIVVPEGVRPVRVLGNDAEIAGQNIQLLFNQLYSKQNRHVVLEVEVPPSENGQKLSLAKISANYHNMQSGKTDSLSGAASVKFSDKDKLVEKSLDKKVMEDVVVFVANEQNRLATDFLDAGDLFKCARTLEESNIFLKENAQKLGRSAKLEAIIISNGAQVQALKNRDVNRARKDMRYLQNSIDLNTSEISSKLQVQEPVQSPAPPTPRNP
- a CDS encoding sensor histidine kinase, coding for MNRSSKFLLALLVLLPLGLFAWGGVRLAAHERERVQANIQQLLTNQLAEIDRSIAGQFDAFAADLQQLTAIDEYDADQLRDIARNDARVFQMFVINPDDALIYPSPLGPVTAVERDFLLKASDLINDRQIQRSQRTSRAPNRDANDKGSYQKLSKKQKGVSQTETQNSGDWFVWYWGPGINLIYWQRRPNNHIVGVAVDRSRWIADVIAKLPDTPVPVIDSKSTLSRHQIVESGREVIYKWGAYSPALEELPAAEYRLAAPLSAWQLQTYVPLNLMTAGQSGTFNLMAGLVLSGFALIGLAYAIDRQYGHELREAARRVSFVNQVSHELRTPLTNIRMYAELLEHDFDSLEPDTSHSRSRLNVILSESQRLTRLIGNVLTFARQEKQTLQVCRNQVVADDIIQNVVDSFRPSLEQKQIAVELDLQSSHPVSLDADILEQILGNLISNVEKYAADGNWMKIRSSQSETEVTISVTDRGPGIAPSHCDQIFEPFWRASNDLSQSAGTGIGLTIVRSLARLHGGDVHMNSSKSQTEFTVTLGTVVTAGERNEDSDR